One window of the Pseudomonas sp. S04 genome contains the following:
- the pgaD gene encoding poly-beta-1,6-N-acetyl-D-glucosamine biosynthesis protein PgaD, producing MKIIRTRQRPFLVVLDAFFTLLAWVGLSYLLVRGLWPLLNTHTGPRIEVSVLDALGTLQLYVWVALLNAVLLIAWARYQQRRSKGFARRRKAAPVVGDHGLQASFRLSNELLMQLRRPGVMVIHNDEAGDISQVVTGYLRLDQCNYQ from the coding sequence ATGAAAATCATCAGAACCCGGCAACGGCCTTTCCTGGTCGTGCTCGACGCTTTTTTCACCCTGCTGGCCTGGGTCGGCCTGAGCTACCTGTTGGTGCGCGGCCTGTGGCCGTTGCTCAATACACACACGGGACCGCGCATTGAAGTCTCGGTGCTCGACGCCCTCGGTACGTTGCAACTCTACGTCTGGGTCGCCCTGCTCAATGCCGTGCTGCTGATTGCCTGGGCTCGTTACCAGCAGCGCAGGAGCAAAGGCTTCGCGCGTCGCCGAAAAGCGGCACCGGTGGTAGGTGACCATGGCTTGCAGGCAAGCTTTCGCCTGAGCAACGAGCTCCTGATGCAGCTGCGTCGGCCCGGGGTCATGGTGATCCACAATGACGAGGCCGGTGATATCAGCCAGGTGGTCACGGGTTATTTACGGCTCGATCAGTGCAATTACCAATAG
- a CDS encoding transglycosylase SLT domain-containing protein produces the protein MALALLAGCSTTPPRDQGNICSIYRQYPDWYEDTLKMEQAWGLPPHVAMAIIKQESSFVEDALPPRDYFLWVIPWGRVSSAYGYAQAQDPVWGEYKSATGNGGSRDNFDDAVMFVGWYAAGTQRQLGISKWDTYSQYLAYHEGRGGFSRQSYRQKPWLMQVARKVEQQAKNYGWQLKQCRAELESNRSWW, from the coding sequence ATGGCCCTGGCCCTGCTGGCCGGCTGTTCGACCACGCCGCCGCGGGACCAGGGCAACATTTGCAGCATCTACCGCCAGTACCCCGACTGGTATGAAGACACGCTGAAAATGGAGCAAGCCTGGGGACTGCCGCCGCATGTGGCGATGGCGATCATCAAGCAGGAAAGCAGCTTCGTGGAGGACGCCCTGCCCCCTCGCGACTATTTCCTGTGGGTGATTCCCTGGGGTCGGGTCAGCTCGGCCTATGGCTATGCCCAGGCGCAGGATCCGGTGTGGGGCGAGTACAAGAGCGCAACCGGCAATGGCGGCTCGCGGGACAATTTTGACGACGCGGTGATGTTCGTCGGTTGGTACGCCGCCGGCACTCAGCGCCAGCTAGGGATTTCCAAGTGGGATACCTACAGCCAGTACCTGGCCTACCATGAGGGGCGTGGCGGGTTCAGCCGCCAGAGTTACCGGCAAAAACCCTGGCTGATGCAGGTGGCGCGCAAGGTTGAGCAACAGGCGAAAAACTACGGCTGGCAACTCAAGCAATGCCGGGCCGAACTGGAGAGCAATCGCAGCTGGTGGTAG
- a CDS encoding type II toxin-antitoxin system Phd/YefM family antitoxin, which produces MEQLLASRSVSITELKRSPSTVIELAGSEAVAILNHNRPAAYLLPHAAYQALLERLHAAQIREAIAASRTDPRPAIDADTMFAELDAIVEQVTAEPGRP; this is translated from the coding sequence ATGGAGCAACTACTCGCTAGCCGCTCAGTCAGCATCACCGAACTCAAGCGCAGCCCGAGTACTGTAATCGAGCTGGCGGGGTCTGAGGCTGTGGCAATACTCAATCATAACCGCCCCGCAGCTTATCTTTTACCCCATGCGGCTTATCAGGCGTTGCTGGAGCGCTTGCATGCCGCGCAAATACGCGAAGCGATAGCGGCCAGCCGGACTGACCCTCGGCCGGCAATAGACGCGGACACGATGTTCGCCGAGCTCGACGCGATCGTTGAGCAGGTCACGGCTGAACCAGGCCGTCCGTGA
- a CDS encoding type II toxin-antitoxin system RelE/ParE family toxin — MARDDLQHIARYIARDNRTRARTFVDELRQRSLLLVEQPDLGVAREDCAKGLRMLTHGRYLIFYSVSGQGILIERVLHSARDLGRQFAIDDQNL; from the coding sequence ATGGCGCGCGACGATCTACAACACATTGCCCGCTATATCGCTCGAGACAATCGCACCCGCGCTCGAACCTTTGTTGATGAGCTGCGCCAGCGCAGTCTATTACTGGTTGAGCAGCCGGATCTGGGCGTTGCGCGTGAAGACTGCGCCAAAGGTCTGCGCATGCTTACCCATGGACGCTACCTGATCTTTTATAGCGTGAGCGGGCAAGGCATCCTGATAGAGCGTGTTTTACACAGCGCGCGGGACCTCGGGCGTCAGTTCGCAATCGACGACCAGAACCTTTAG
- a CDS encoding DUF4434 domain-containing protein produces the protein MPNPLNPPCQGRRQLLRLAACAPVLALLGPLAGCSRKPQMDATFLQIWKSHAELSRDQWATRMAAMAELGCDELVLQWVGLLGGDEPDWMLPDPVMQNLLDTAGEHGMKVRIGLPYDNGWWQALSATDEPTQAAFFSGALQAASRYMREAPWSAHEQFAGWYIPYEIEQYHWTEPARQERLGKWLTALSGVSQNAGHGVPAISTYYSTLQTDGSLVQLWQSLLARTQLRPMVQDGVGVAGWNNLKAIEPLLQYLRQRGVKFEVIVELFEQLPSARNDGTDFKAVSADYPRVQRQLEWAQTTGAERIIAFAVDPWATGTDPQAQRLRQQWLKARS, from the coding sequence ATGCCCAATCCATTGAACCCGCCATGCCAAGGTCGGCGGCAGCTCTTGCGGCTGGCGGCTTGTGCACCGGTGTTGGCCTTGCTCGGTCCACTGGCAGGCTGCTCGCGCAAGCCGCAGATGGACGCCACTTTCCTGCAGATCTGGAAAAGCCACGCCGAACTCAGCCGCGATCAGTGGGCGACGCGTATGGCGGCCATGGCTGAATTGGGCTGTGATGAGCTGGTGCTGCAGTGGGTGGGGTTGCTCGGCGGGGACGAGCCGGACTGGATGCTCCCAGACCCGGTGATGCAGAACCTGCTGGACACGGCCGGCGAGCATGGGATGAAAGTGCGTATCGGCCTGCCTTACGACAATGGCTGGTGGCAGGCGCTGTCGGCCACTGACGAGCCGACCCAGGCCGCGTTCTTCAGTGGGGCTTTGCAGGCGGCGAGTCGCTACATGCGCGAGGCGCCGTGGTCCGCGCATGAGCAGTTTGCCGGTTGGTACATCCCGTACGAAATCGAGCAGTACCACTGGACCGAACCCGCCCGACAGGAGCGCCTGGGCAAATGGCTGACGGCCTTGTCGGGGGTGTCGCAGAACGCCGGTCATGGTGTCCCGGCCATCTCCACCTACTACAGCACCCTGCAGACCGACGGCAGCCTGGTGCAACTGTGGCAATCGCTGCTGGCCCGCACCCAGCTGCGGCCCATGGTGCAGGACGGCGTGGGGGTGGCGGGCTGGAACAACCTCAAGGCGATCGAACCGCTGCTGCAGTACCTGCGTCAGCGTGGGGTGAAGTTCGAGGTGATTGTCGAACTGTTCGAGCAACTGCCGTCAGCGCGTAACGACGGCACTGACTTCAAGGCAGTTTCGGCAGACTACCCGCGGGTCCAGCGTCAGTTGGAGTGGGCCCAGACCACGGGCGCGGAACGCATCATCGCGTTTGCCGTCGATCCCTGGGCGACCGGTACCGACCCCCAGGCGCAACGCTTGCGCCAGCAGTGGCTCAAGGCGCGCTCCTGA
- a CDS encoding acyl-CoA dehydrogenase family protein, translating into MRKIFREDHLLFREQVQRFIAERIVPRYDQWETAGVTPRELWREAGEQGLLNSALPAPYGADGDFGHAVVVIEELARANCLGIGFSIHSDMVSPYLWNLGTQAQKDRWLPAMASGEVIGAIAMTEPGAGSDVKAIRTRAVRDGEDFVLSGQKTFITNGVNAGLVIVLACTDPELGARGLSLLCVEEGLPGFSKGPAMRKIGQHAQDTCELFFDEVRVPVDCLLGDLNAGFQYMSHELSRERLAIALRAAASTEGMLEQTKEYTRGRKVFGKRVIDYQNNRFVLADAKARLTMLRVFLDDCALQLMEGNLDPVVAAMAKLNATEMQGQILDELLQLYGGYGYSAEYGIGRAWADARALRIFGGTSEIMREIIGRSL; encoded by the coding sequence ATGCGCAAGATATTCCGCGAAGACCACCTGCTGTTTCGCGAGCAGGTGCAACGCTTCATCGCCGAGCGCATCGTGCCGCGCTACGACCAATGGGAAACCGCTGGGGTGACCCCGCGCGAACTGTGGCGAGAGGCCGGCGAGCAAGGCCTGCTCAATTCTGCGCTGCCGGCACCCTATGGCGCCGACGGTGATTTCGGCCACGCCGTGGTGGTCATCGAAGAGCTGGCGCGGGCCAATTGCCTGGGCATCGGCTTCTCGATTCACTCGGACATGGTCTCGCCTTATCTCTGGAACCTCGGCACCCAGGCGCAAAAAGACCGCTGGCTGCCGGCAATGGCCAGCGGCGAGGTCATCGGCGCGATTGCCATGACCGAGCCCGGTGCCGGCAGCGACGTCAAGGCGATCCGCACCCGTGCGGTACGCGATGGCGAGGACTTCGTGCTCAGCGGGCAGAAGACCTTCATCACCAACGGGGTCAACGCTGGCCTGGTGATCGTACTGGCCTGCACCGACCCCGAACTGGGCGCTCGCGGCCTGTCGTTGCTGTGTGTCGAAGAAGGCTTGCCCGGCTTCAGCAAGGGCCCGGCCATGCGCAAGATCGGCCAGCACGCCCAGGACACTTGCGAGCTGTTCTTCGATGAAGTGCGGGTGCCGGTGGATTGCCTGCTCGGTGATTTGAATGCCGGATTCCAATACATGAGTCACGAACTGTCCCGTGAACGCCTGGCCATCGCCCTGCGGGCCGCGGCGTCGACCGAGGGCATGCTCGAACAGACCAAGGAGTACACCCGGGGTCGCAAGGTGTTCGGCAAGCGCGTCATCGACTACCAGAACAACCGCTTTGTCCTGGCCGATGCCAAGGCTCGCCTGACCATGCTCCGGGTATTCCTCGACGACTGCGCGCTGCAACTGATGGAGGGCAACCTGGACCCGGTGGTCGCGGCCATGGCCAAGCTCAATGCCACCGAGATGCAGGGGCAGATTCTCGACGAGTTGCTGCAGTTGTATGGCGGTTATGGCTACAGCGCCGAGTACGGGATTGGCCGCGCCTGGGCCGATGCGCGGGCGCTGCGGATCTTCGGTGGCACCAGTGAAATCATGCGCGAGATCATCGGGCGCTCACTCTGA
- a CDS encoding HlyD family type I secretion periplasmic adaptor subunit, translating to MENNNRSPDSNPDLARVPRAGSANTQGDNSNADDSLDDVTVVRSTRVVWCVALMLLAFGVWAYLFEIDEVSTGTGKVIPTSREQVIQSLEGGIVAELNVAEGDIVKQGEILAKLDPTKTESNFGESAAKYRASLASVARLQAEVNGTTLAFPAELKAYPALMSAETDLYQTRRKGLEESQAGVRASLGLVRSELEITENLARVGAASNVEVLRLKRQKSELELKLTQSRSEYMVRAGEELAKANSDVQTLSSVLKGRSDSVTRLTLRSPVRGIVKDIEVTTIGGIIPPNGRLMQIVPMDDQLLIEARISPRDIAFIHPDQDAKVKITAYDYSIYGSMDGKVVTISPDTIQDEVKPEVFYYRVFIRTNDNELHNKAGKAFSIVPGMIAAADIKTGQKTVLDYLIKPMNRAREALRER from the coding sequence ATGGAAAACAACAATCGTTCCCCGGACTCGAACCCGGACCTGGCGCGGGTGCCACGGGCAGGCTCGGCGAATACCCAGGGTGACAACTCGAACGCCGATGACAGCCTGGATGACGTCACGGTCGTGCGCTCGACGCGCGTCGTCTGGTGTGTGGCGCTGATGCTGTTGGCGTTCGGGGTGTGGGCCTACCTGTTTGAAATCGATGAAGTGTCGACCGGCACTGGCAAGGTGATCCCGACTTCGCGCGAGCAGGTGATCCAGTCGCTGGAGGGCGGCATCGTCGCCGAACTCAATGTAGCCGAGGGGGATATCGTCAAGCAGGGGGAAATCCTCGCCAAGCTGGACCCGACCAAGACCGAGTCCAATTTCGGCGAGAGTGCCGCCAAGTACCGCGCCTCCCTGGCCAGCGTTGCGCGGTTGCAGGCGGAAGTGAACGGCACCACGCTGGCTTTCCCGGCGGAACTCAAGGCCTACCCGGCGCTGATGAGCGCTGAAACCGACCTGTACCAGACCCGGCGCAAAGGGCTGGAAGAGTCGCAGGCGGGGGTGCGGGCCTCCCTGGGGCTGGTGCGCAGCGAGCTGGAAATCACCGAGAACCTGGCCCGGGTCGGCGCCGCGAGTAACGTCGAGGTCTTGCGCCTGAAGCGCCAGAAGTCCGAGCTGGAGCTGAAACTCACCCAGTCGCGCTCCGAATACATGGTACGGGCCGGCGAAGAACTGGCCAAGGCCAACTCCGATGTGCAGACCCTGTCCTCGGTGCTCAAGGGCCGTTCCGACTCGGTCACGCGCCTGACGTTGCGCTCGCCGGTACGGGGGATCGTCAAGGACATCGAGGTCACCACCATCGGCGGGATCATTCCCCCCAATGGCCGCTTGATGCAGATCGTGCCGATGGACGACCAGTTGTTGATCGAGGCGCGCATTTCCCCGCGGGACATTGCCTTCATCCATCCCGACCAGGACGCCAAGGTCAAGATCACGGCCTATGACTACTCCATCTACGGCAGCATGGATGGCAAGGTGGTGACCATTTCCCCGGACACCATCCAGGATGAAGTCAAACCCGAGGTCTTCTACTACCGCGTGTTCATTCGCACCAATGACAATGAGCTGCACAACAAGGCCGGCAAGGCGTTTTCGATTGTGCCGGGGATGATCGCGGCGGCGGACATCAAGACCGGCCAGAAGACTGTGCTCGATTACCTGATCAAGCCGATGAACCGGGCGCGCGAAGCCTTGCGCGAGCGCTAG
- a CDS encoding alpha/beta hydrolase family protein → MSVARWLACAVLLVSAPLWARGTEDLPLAWNAPADPATCTEQDSALWVEYAKGQACIRYFSAVPLAHAPVVIVMFHGDRNIEMHRAPATIAGNTLRAKDRQAAALSRRAGVPVVIVARPGTYGSSGNHGQRRQPAEFQALDAALDQLRERYGIGRFVLLGHSGGATVVAALLTLGREDVQCAVMTSGAFALLERAQMIRRSKGLPSREGRDTNGLLHPYDPLEHVAGIAQVPDRQLFVLGNRNDQVAPFVLQEQFYQALRDAGLPAQLIEAPATAPAFHQLRNDIGLKTAAQCAQP, encoded by the coding sequence ATGAGCGTCGCCAGGTGGCTGGCGTGTGCGGTGCTGCTGGTCAGTGCGCCGCTGTGGGCCCGGGGCACGGAAGACCTGCCACTGGCGTGGAATGCCCCGGCAGACCCGGCCACTTGCACCGAACAGGACTCGGCCCTGTGGGTCGAGTACGCCAAGGGCCAGGCCTGCATCCGCTACTTCAGTGCCGTGCCGCTTGCGCACGCGCCGGTGGTGATCGTGATGTTTCATGGTGACCGCAATATCGAAATGCACCGCGCGCCCGCAACCATTGCCGGCAATACCCTGCGCGCCAAGGATCGGCAAGCGGCGGCCCTGAGTCGGCGGGCCGGGGTGCCGGTGGTGATTGTTGCGCGTCCGGGGACCTACGGCTCCAGCGGCAACCATGGCCAGCGGCGCCAACCCGCCGAGTTCCAGGCGCTGGACGCGGCGCTCGACCAGTTGCGCGAGCGCTACGGCATCGGCCGTTTTGTGTTGCTCGGGCACAGCGGCGGGGCGACGGTGGTGGCGGCCTTGCTGACACTGGGGCGCGAAGATGTGCAGTGCGCGGTCATGACTTCGGGAGCCTTTGCCTTGCTCGAACGGGCGCAGATGATTCGGCGCAGCAAAGGCCTGCCGTCCCGCGAGGGGCGCGACACCAATGGCCTGTTGCATCCGTACGATCCGCTGGAGCATGTCGCCGGCATTGCCCAGGTGCCCGATCGGCAGTTGTTTGTGCTGGGCAATCGCAACGACCAGGTCGCCCCCTTTGTGTTGCAGGAGCAGTTCTACCAGGCACTGCGCGATGCCGGATTGCCGGCGCAACTGATCGAAGCACCGGCAACTGCACCGGCGTTTCATCAGTTGCGCAACGATATCGGGCTGAAGACGGCGGCGCAGTGCGCACAACCTTGA
- a CDS encoding Mur ligase family protein gives MFFSLSNGTQRARVFHNSADTFEAAWNHALLNFPPLPVASQQDHPTERLWLRVERATHLTTLSWAQLQERLQRHKRNYFRFGIAFDPQLKTALTEQEINANAILYGGSTVPLARFNPGNFSVYVKKRFADSAALEAAQKAQADPQTPVYLFQTQGVFCAEDGIAHALNSSGPDVGRRKTSVLDAGEIRDKVVSASDFLARQVKDSGEFVYGQFPCFDRTIQNYNALRHASTTYSMIEAWALTRDDALLASIQRALDHLTLTLIRPYTLPDGSAAAYLVDVGDEIKLGGNAVCLLALVKYSEVTGNRDYLPLLAALANGIAWMQDPQTGGFNHVLHAHDLSVKAPFRIIYYDGEAAFGLMRLYGLSGDERWLHVVEKAFDYFIAKEHWREHDHWLSYCVNELTRYRPEEKYFRFGLNNFVDYLGFVQQRITTFPTLLELMMAAQQMLQRIEQLPQLRHLLNEVDLQAFYRALHHRAGHLLNGYFWPEMAMFFGHPARIVGSFFIRHHAFRVRIDDVEHYLSGLIAYHRYLLDGAPQVRAAQPDVQQDGAGWQWDAAKVLQATGGTWAVAPEADWTASGLAPSMAYFKPQRMLSRHPSKVGANEARLARLWAKAEPQLRPSAMVCVDPTPYLGSGLPVLQVPDTADAMLQLGRYARKAFAGQVFGVTGSAGKTTVCAMLTHALAQLGSVAQTEGNANLPHGIAWNLACMTDPAQFWVLEMAVGRMPINSELVRPHVAVVTSLAPAHLEYHGTLENLARKKSAIFRSMAPGGHAVLNHDMPYFQVFANAAQRAQLTVLSYGEHELADLRLLDCCTTPSHLQVNASLRGTPVHFKLRARGHHMVLNALSVLASLVCAGLPTAQALAALETFAAVDGRGNTLTIPCGDGDYQLINDAYNANPGSMGASLKMLAELPGRADQRVAVLGDMLELGPDTQRYHLELAASLLAAAPRQTLLCGPLMHGLYVQLRDQLPIEWFEDVKALQEQLPRHAARWFQPGDWVLVKSSGGTGLSQVVDSLMAAEPAVAAL, from the coding sequence TTGTTTTTTTCCCTCAGCAACGGCACACAACGGGCACGGGTATTCCACAACAGCGCCGACACCTTCGAGGCTGCGTGGAATCACGCACTCCTGAACTTCCCACCACTACCGGTTGCGTCCCAACAAGATCATCCGACCGAGCGGCTCTGGCTGCGGGTTGAGCGCGCTACCCACCTGACGACGCTGTCGTGGGCACAATTGCAGGAGCGCCTGCAGCGCCACAAACGCAATTACTTTCGCTTCGGCATCGCCTTCGACCCGCAACTGAAGACCGCCCTGACCGAACAGGAAATCAACGCCAACGCAATCCTCTACGGCGGTTCGACAGTGCCGCTGGCCCGCTTTAACCCGGGCAATTTTTCGGTGTATGTGAAAAAACGCTTTGCCGATTCAGCAGCGCTGGAGGCCGCCCAGAAGGCCCAAGCCGACCCGCAGACCCCGGTCTACCTGTTCCAGACCCAAGGCGTTTTTTGTGCCGAAGACGGTATCGCCCACGCCCTCAACAGCAGTGGCCCGGATGTCGGGCGCCGCAAGACCTCGGTGCTGGACGCGGGCGAGATCCGCGACAAAGTCGTCAGCGCCTCGGACTTTCTCGCCCGCCAGGTCAAGGACAGCGGGGAATTTGTCTACGGCCAGTTCCCCTGTTTTGACCGCACCATCCAGAACTACAACGCCCTGCGCCACGCCAGCACCACCTATTCGATGATCGAAGCCTGGGCGCTGACCCGAGACGACGCCCTCCTGGCCTCGATCCAACGCGCCCTCGACCACCTCACCCTTACGCTGATCAGGCCCTACACCCTGCCCGACGGCAGCGCCGCCGCGTACCTGGTGGATGTCGGCGACGAAATCAAATTGGGCGGTAACGCGGTCTGCCTGTTGGCCCTGGTGAAATACAGCGAGGTGACCGGCAATCGCGATTACCTCCCGCTGCTGGCGGCGCTAGCCAATGGCATCGCCTGGATGCAGGACCCGCAAACCGGTGGCTTCAACCACGTCCTGCATGCCCACGACCTGAGCGTCAAAGCGCCGTTCCGGATTATCTACTACGACGGTGAAGCCGCCTTCGGGCTGATGCGCCTCTATGGTTTGAGTGGCGACGAACGCTGGTTGCACGTCGTCGAGAAAGCCTTCGACTATTTCATCGCCAAGGAGCACTGGCGCGAGCACGACCACTGGCTGAGCTATTGCGTCAATGAGCTGACCCGCTATCGGCCCGAGGAAAAATACTTCCGCTTCGGCCTGAACAACTTCGTCGATTACCTGGGGTTTGTGCAGCAACGCATCACCACCTTCCCCACCCTGCTGGAGTTGATGATGGCCGCGCAGCAGATGCTGCAGCGTATCGAGCAACTGCCGCAACTGCGCCATCTGCTCAACGAGGTCGACTTGCAGGCGTTCTATCGCGCCTTGCACCACCGCGCCGGGCACTTGCTCAACGGCTACTTCTGGCCGGAAATGGCAATGTTCTTTGGTCATCCGGCGCGCATCGTCGGCTCGTTCTTTATCCGCCATCACGCCTTTCGCGTGCGTATCGACGACGTCGAACACTACCTCTCGGGGCTGATTGCCTATCACCGCTACCTGCTCGACGGCGCACCGCAGGTCCGCGCCGCCCAGCCAGACGTACAGCAAGATGGCGCCGGCTGGCAGTGGGATGCGGCCAAAGTGCTGCAAGCCACCGGTGGCACCTGGGCGGTCGCACCCGAGGCGGATTGGACAGCCAGCGGGCTGGCTCCGTCCATGGCCTACTTCAAACCGCAACGCATGTTGAGCCGCCACCCGAGCAAGGTCGGCGCCAATGAGGCCCGGCTTGCACGCCTGTGGGCCAAGGCCGAGCCGCAGCTGCGTCCCTCAGCCATGGTCTGCGTCGACCCCACGCCTTACCTCGGCAGCGGCCTGCCGGTGCTGCAAGTTCCGGACACGGCAGATGCCATGCTGCAACTGGGGCGGTACGCCCGCAAAGCCTTCGCAGGCCAGGTGTTCGGGGTCACCGGCAGCGCCGGCAAGACCACGGTTTGCGCGATGCTGACCCATGCCCTGGCGCAACTGGGCAGCGTGGCGCAAACCGAGGGCAACGCCAACCTGCCCCATGGGATTGCCTGGAACCTGGCTTGCATGACCGATCCTGCACAGTTCTGGGTTCTGGAAATGGCCGTCGGCAGGATGCCTATCAACTCCGAACTGGTGCGCCCCCATGTCGCGGTCGTCACCAGCCTGGCCCCGGCACACCTGGAGTACCACGGCACCCTGGAGAACCTCGCGCGCAAGAAAAGCGCGATCTTCCGGTCCATGGCACCCGGCGGGCATGCGGTGCTGAACCATGACATGCCGTACTTCCAAGTGTTCGCCAATGCCGCCCAGCGCGCGCAATTGACGGTACTCAGCTACGGCGAGCACGAACTGGCTGATCTGCGACTGCTGGACTGCTGCACGACCCCGTCCCACTTGCAGGTCAATGCCAGCCTGCGCGGCACGCCCGTGCACTTCAAGTTGCGCGCCCGCGGCCACCATATGGTGCTCAACGCCCTGTCGGTGCTGGCTTCGCTGGTGTGCGCCGGCTTGCCCACGGCCCAAGCCCTGGCTGCACTGGAGACATTCGCCGCGGTGGATGGCCGCGGCAATACCCTGACCATCCCTTGCGGCGACGGTGACTACCAACTGATCAACGACGCCTACAACGCCAATCCGGGCTCGATGGGGGCGTCGCTGAAAATGCTCGCCGAACTGCCCGGCCGGGCCGATCAGCGCGTTGCCGTACTGGGGGATATGCTCGAGTTGGGCCCCGACACCCAGCGCTATCACCTGGAACTGGCCGCGTCCCTGCTGGCCGCAGCCCCACGCCAGACCCTGCTCTGCGGACCACTGATGCACGGGTTGTATGTGCAACTGCGCGATCAGTTACCCATCGAGTGGTTCGAGGACGTCAAGGCCCTGCAGGAGCAACTGCCACGGCACGCCGCGCGCTGGTTCCAACCAGGTGATTGGGTACTGGTGAAGAGTTCTGGCGGCACTGGGCTGTCCCAGGTGGTCGACTCACTGATGGCCGCCGAACCGGCCGTCGCGGCGCTCTGA
- a CDS encoding MinD/ParA family protein, which yields MNSVHRVRVIAVSGGKGGVGKTTVAVNLSLALARAGRRVVLLDADLGLASIDALLGLTPRYRLADVLAGRCELADALVRGPGGIRIAAASSGSPDMAHLQPAQFHALIHAFSSIGDELDVLVIDTAAGIGETVMSFLRAAQEVIVVACDEPAAIRGTCNLIQLLHQQYGIHRFRVLANKSANAREGRKLFAELEKVTDRLLDVHLHYLGAVPNDESVPRAVRKRQVVVEAYPRSRFANAFRDIAQKINAWPLPAHPGGHVEFFVEQLVHNSRYGAPSPGDEVDA from the coding sequence ATGAATAGTGTGCATCGTGTGCGCGTTATTGCCGTGAGTGGCGGCAAGGGTGGCGTTGGCAAAACCACGGTGGCGGTCAATCTGTCCCTGGCGTTGGCGAGAGCCGGTCGGCGGGTGGTATTGCTGGATGCCGACCTCGGGCTGGCCAGCATCGATGCCTTGCTGGGGCTGACACCCAGGTACCGTCTGGCGGATGTCCTTGCCGGGCGTTGCGAGCTGGCGGATGCGCTGGTACGGGGCCCAGGAGGCATCCGTATCGCTGCGGCAAGTTCCGGTTCGCCGGACATGGCCCACCTGCAACCGGCACAATTTCATGCGCTGATCCATGCCTTCAGCAGTATTGGCGACGAACTGGATGTCCTGGTCATCGATACGGCGGCCGGTATCGGTGAGACGGTGATGAGTTTTCTGCGTGCCGCCCAGGAAGTGATAGTGGTGGCGTGTGATGAGCCCGCGGCGATTCGTGGCACCTGCAACCTGATTCAATTGCTTCATCAGCAATACGGCATTCACCGCTTTCGCGTGCTGGCCAATAAGTCGGCAAATGCACGGGAAGGGCGCAAGCTGTTTGCCGAGCTGGAAAAGGTCACTGATCGGCTTCTCGACGTGCACTTGCACTACCTGGGCGCGGTGCCCAACGACGAGTCAGTGCCCAGGGCTGTACGCAAGCGACAGGTGGTGGTCGAAGCGTATCCACGTTCCCGGTTTGCCAACGCCTTTCGCGACATTGCGCAAAAGATCAACGCCTGGCCTCTGCCGGCTCACCCTGGCGGGCACGTGGAGTTCTTCGTCGAACAACTGGTGCACAATTCCAGGTATGGGGCGCCGAGCCCTGGCGACGAAGTGGATGCCTGA